One genomic window of Malaciobacter molluscorum LMG 25693 includes the following:
- a CDS encoding leucyl aminopeptidase: protein MKINLVEKTKKLKSSIEIIILSDIEESKDKKVLKTLNFEPKDETSVFLVESNKIYVGCENQDYDSVAIAIATAIKKFISTTTKSAKIVLSDTTLLNAIVEGALLGSYSFTTYKSDKQKCKKQELNIVVEKVTNELEKVVENSIIISDNVNKVRDMVNTTPADFYPEVMAKKAEEIAVENELECKILGEKYLEKHSMNAMLSVGRASVHESKLIHLSYKPKDAKKKVVLVGKGLTYDSGGLSLKPADYMTTMKSDKSGGCAVLGIINAVSILKLPIEIHAIVGAVENMIGGDAYKPDDVLTARNGKTIEVKNTDAEGRLVLADCLCYAQDEIENIDYIFDYATLTGACVVGVGEYTTGIMGNCEKLKRKAVSNALISGEYATSLDFNRFLRKTLKSEVADINNISSTRYGGAITAGIFLDNFINKENKDKWLHFDIAGPAYVEKAWGYNPFGASGAGVRMTLELLKNL, encoded by the coding sequence ATGAAAATAAATTTAGTTGAAAAAACTAAAAAGCTAAAATCTTCAATTGAAATAATAATATTAAGTGATATAGAAGAGTCAAAAGATAAAAAAGTTTTAAAAACTTTAAATTTTGAACCAAAAGATGAAACAAGTGTTTTTTTAGTAGAGAGTAATAAAATATATGTAGGATGCGAAAATCAAGATTATGATAGTGTTGCAATAGCAATTGCAACTGCTATTAAAAAGTTTATTTCAACTACTACAAAAAGTGCAAAAATTGTTTTGAGTGATACAACACTATTAAATGCAATTGTTGAAGGAGCACTTTTAGGAAGCTACTCTTTTACTACATATAAATCAGATAAACAAAAATGTAAAAAACAAGAATTAAATATAGTAGTAGAAAAAGTTACAAACGAACTTGAAAAAGTAGTTGAAAACTCTATTATTATCTCTGATAATGTTAATAAAGTAAGAGATATGGTAAACACTACACCCGCTGATTTTTATCCAGAAGTTATGGCTAAAAAAGCAGAAGAAATAGCAGTTGAAAATGAATTAGAATGTAAGATATTAGGTGAAAAATATTTAGAAAAACACTCAATGAATGCAATGCTAAGTGTAGGTAGAGCTTCAGTTCATGAATCAAAGCTTATACATTTATCGTATAAACCAAAAGATGCAAAGAAAAAAGTTGTATTAGTTGGAAAAGGTCTTACTTATGATTCAGGAGGACTTTCTCTTAAACCAGCTGATTATATGACTACTATGAAATCAGATAAATCAGGTGGATGTGCAGTTTTAGGAATAATAAATGCAGTATCAATTTTAAAATTACCTATTGAAATTCATGCTATTGTAGGTGCAGTTGAAAATATGATTGGCGGAGATGCATATAAACCAGATGATGTATTAACTGCAAGAAATGGTAAGACAATAGAAGTTAAAAATACAGATGCTGAAGGAAGACTTGTACTTGCAGATTGTTTATGTTATGCACAAGATGAAATTGAAAATATAGATTATATTTTTGATTATGCGACTCTTACAGGTGCTTGTGTAGTTGGAGTTGGTGAATATACAACTGGAATTATGGGAAATTGTGAAAAACTAAAAAGAAAAGCAGTATCAAATGCTTTAATATCTGGAGAATATGCAACATCTCTTGATTTTAATAGATTTTTAAGAAAAACATTAAAATCTGAAGTTGCAGATATAAATAATATATCAAGCACAAGATATGGTGGAGCAATAACAGCTGGAATTTTTCTTGATAACTTTATAAACAAAGAGAACAAAGATAAATGGCTACACTTTGATATAGCTGGGCCAGCTTATGTTGAAAAAGCATGGGGATATAATCCTTTTGGAGCAAGTGGAGCGGGTGTGAGAATGACACTTGAACTATTAAAAAACTTATAA